In a genomic window of Bordetella petrii:
- the fliN gene encoding flagellar motor switch protein FliN has translation MTDTNAPGQTGSGSSATPADDWADALAEQSAAAQPPTQADGLKPQDDWAGAMAEQASAASTAPAAAAPAAAPAARPAGGSVFKPLADAAGGNGNDIDLIMDVPVQLTVELGRTRLTIKNLLQLGQGSVVELDGLAGEPMDIFVNGYLIAQGEVVVVEEKYGIRLTDIITPSERINRLNNRR, from the coding sequence ATGACTGACACGAACGCGCCCGGCCAGACCGGTTCCGGTTCGTCCGCCACCCCGGCCGACGACTGGGCCGATGCGCTTGCCGAGCAATCCGCGGCGGCCCAGCCCCCCACCCAGGCCGACGGCCTGAAACCGCAGGACGACTGGGCCGGCGCCATGGCCGAACAGGCATCGGCCGCATCCACGGCGCCTGCCGCGGCTGCTCCTGCCGCCGCGCCCGCGGCCCGTCCGGCCGGCGGCTCGGTCTTCAAGCCACTGGCCGACGCTGCCGGCGGCAACGGCAACGACATCGACCTGATCATGGACGTGCCGGTGCAGCTGACAGTGGAACTGGGCCGCACCCGTCTCACCATCAAGAACCTGCTGCAGCTCGGGCAGGGCTCGGTGGTCGAGCTCGACGGCCTGGCCGGCGAACCCATGGACATCTTCGTCAACGGTTACCTCATTGCCCAGGGTGAAGTGGTGGTCGTGGAAGAAAAGTACGGCATCCGCCTCACCGACATCATCACGCCGTCGGAACGCATCAACCGCCTGAACAACCGTCGCTGA
- the fliM gene encoding flagellar motor switch protein FliM: MAYEAFLSQDEVDALLAGVTGESDSESRDEADARGARAYDLSSPDRVVRRRMQTLELINERFARQLRHLLLNFMRRNADITVGSIKILKYADFERNLPVPSNLNMIQMKPLRGTALFTYDPSLVFLVIDSLFGGDGRYHTRVEGRDFTTTEQRIIRRLLNLTLESYGKSWEAVYPIEFEYVRSEMHTKFASITGNNEVVVVSSFHIEFGATGGDLNICLPYSMIEPVRDLLTRPLQETTLEEVDQRWTHQLSRQVRSADVDLTAEFASIPSSIRELLRLKVGDVLPIEVPETVIANVNGVPLMECSYGVFNGQYALRVQNLFTYESDTHEAPDHD; this comes from the coding sequence ATGGCCTACGAGGCGTTTCTTTCGCAGGATGAAGTCGATGCGCTGCTGGCCGGCGTTACCGGCGAGAGCGACAGCGAATCCCGCGACGAGGCCGATGCGCGCGGCGCGCGCGCCTACGACCTGAGCTCGCCCGACCGCGTCGTGCGGCGGCGCATGCAGACGCTCGAACTCATCAACGAGCGATTCGCCCGCCAGCTGCGCCACCTGTTGCTGAATTTCATGCGGCGCAACGCCGACATCACGGTCGGGTCGATCAAGATACTGAAATACGCCGACTTCGAACGCAATCTGCCGGTGCCCAGCAATCTGAACATGATCCAGATGAAGCCGCTGCGGGGCACGGCGCTGTTCACCTACGATCCCAGCCTGGTGTTTCTGGTGATCGACAGCCTGTTCGGCGGAGACGGCCGCTACCACACGCGCGTGGAGGGCCGCGATTTCACCACCACCGAGCAGCGCATCATTCGCCGCCTGCTCAACCTGACCCTGGAAAGCTACGGCAAGTCCTGGGAAGCGGTGTACCCCATCGAGTTCGAATACGTGCGCTCCGAGATGCACACCAAGTTCGCCAGCATCACCGGCAACAATGAAGTCGTGGTGGTGTCGTCGTTCCACATCGAGTTCGGCGCGACTGGCGGAGACCTGAATATCTGCCTGCCCTACTCCATGATCGAGCCGGTGCGCGACCTGCTGACGCGCCCGCTGCAGGAAACGACCCTGGAAGAAGTCGACCAGCGCTGGACCCACCAGCTCTCGCGCCAGGTGCGCAGCGCCGACGTCGACCTGACGGCCGAATTCGCGTCGATCCCCTCCAGCATCCGCGAACTGTTGCGCCTGAAAGTCGGCGACGTGCTGCCGATCGAGGTGCCCGAGACGGTTATCGCCAACGTCAACGGCGTGCCCCTGATGGAATGCAGCTACGGCGTCTTCAACGGCCAATACGCCCTGCGCGTGCAGAACCTGTTTACCTACGAAAGCGATACACACGAGGCCCCCGACCATGACTGA
- a CDS encoding flagellar basal body-associated FliL family protein encodes MATSKNPSMPSRSLPLRTSGGSPILRGLFWLLALAIVACASVAATWFIMHRQYTEAAAPVRLGVGKADAGPAPAIFVEPPATPTPVPAPIFIPLEAFTVTLQSAESERILHVGITLRAGDEQTRMRIEKYMPEVRSRILMVLSAQSPTVAQSPQGKADMARAIVAAVNQPFSPLPDGQYVSAALFTAFVVQ; translated from the coding sequence ATGGCCACTTCCAAGAATCCTTCCATGCCGTCACGCAGCCTGCCTTTGCGCACCTCTGGCGGCAGCCCGATCCTGCGCGGCCTTTTCTGGCTGCTTGCGCTGGCCATCGTCGCCTGCGCGAGCGTGGCCGCCACCTGGTTCATCATGCACCGCCAGTACACCGAAGCGGCGGCCCCCGTGCGGCTGGGCGTCGGCAAGGCCGATGCCGGCCCCGCGCCGGCCATTTTTGTCGAGCCGCCCGCCACGCCGACCCCGGTGCCGGCGCCCATTTTCATTCCCCTGGAAGCCTTCACTGTCACGCTGCAAAGCGCCGAAAGCGAGCGCATCCTGCATGTGGGCATCACTCTGCGCGCGGGCGACGAGCAGACGCGGATGCGTATCGAGAAATACATGCCCGAGGTGCGCAGCCGCATCCTGATGGTACTGTCGGCGCAATCGCCCACGGTCGCGCAGTCGCCCCAGGGCAAGGCCGACATGGCGCGCGCCATCGTCGCCGCCGTGAATCAGCCGTTCTCGCCCCTGCCCGATGGCCAGTACGTCAGCGCCGCCCTGTTCACCGCCTTCGTGGTGCAGTAA